A segment of the Patescibacteria group bacterium genome:
TTTCTGGGTATATGGTAATATGTTTATATGCTTTTTATAATCTTATCCAACCAGCAGTTTGAATCGGAATTAAAAACCAATAAATGGCATATAGCCACCCAGCTTGCTAAAAAAGGGCATAAAATTATATTTGTTGACCCTCCTTTGCGGTTCAAAGCATTAAAAGGCCTCTCGTCCATAATTTCTAGAAAAAGCGAAAACCTTATTTTATATAAGCCCATCAATTTGTTTAATTTCAAGCCTTTTCCCTCTTTTAACACTTTCGTTCATTTGAGGGTTATAAAAAGGCTTATTAAGAAAATTGGATATAAAGGAGGCAAAAAGATACTTTACATATATCATTTCGATTTTCCAGATTTAAGAAGTTTTATGACAAAATCTGACTATAATATAACTGTTTACGATTGTGTGGACGAATATACCGCTTTTCCAGAATATGCTAGCCGTAAAAAAGTTAATCCAAAAGTCATAGCTTGGATTCAATGGCTGGACGACGAGTTGAAAATTAGAATAAACCAAAACGGTTTGCAAAAGTCAGATTGGGTAAACGCGCAGGAAAAATGGCTTTGCGACAATGTGGATTTAGTTTTTGCCAGCGCGCCAAGTTTGGTTGCCAAACTAAAAAAGTGGCGAAAAGAGGTTTATTATTTACCAAATGCGGTAGCCATAGAAAAGTTTGACCACAAAGAGAAACTCAAGGAGCCTTTTGATATAAAAGATACCCCTCATCCTAGAATTGGTTTTTCTGGCGCTATAGACACTTACAAAAACAATATAAATTTAATTGAAAAATGCGCCAAAACTTATCCAAATTATCATTTTGTTATGATTGGACCTGAAAAGGTGGCGGACCCGGATTTGGATTTAAC
Coding sequences within it:
- a CDS encoding glycosyltransferase, which gives rise to MLFIILSNQQFESELKTNKWHIATQLAKKGHKIIFVDPPLRFKALKGLSSIISRKSENLILYKPINLFNFKPFPSFNTFVHLRVIKRLIKKIGYKGGKKILYIYHFDFPDLRSFMTKSDYNITVYDCVDEYTAFPEYASRKKVNPKVIAWIQWLDDELKIRINQNGLQKSDWVNAQEKWLCDNVDLVFASAPSLVAKLKKWRKEVYYLPNAVAIEKFDHKEKLKEPFDIKDTPHPRIGFSGAIDTYKNNINLIEKCAKTYPNYHFVMIGPEKVADPDLDLTILKAMENVHFLGKKLWEEIPAYFDHFDVYFIPYNINEYTKGCHPVKYFEGLGAGLPVVATLMSVKEFDVDGYVTEDEGEFVKNIKRAVEENSAQRVEKRKNLARKNSWEGKAEKIIKLIVTERDGID